Proteins encoded within one genomic window of Micromonospora halotolerans:
- a CDS encoding ArsR/SmtB family transcription factor → MSTGVMEQVDDDLWSAIGDPTRRRMLDLLLIEGDGTATTLSQQMPVTRQAVAKHLAVLDRVGLVRATPAGREKRYRVDDAQLARAVAQLSSVGSAWDARLRRIKRIAEAIQRSQTD, encoded by the coding sequence ATGAGCACCGGGGTCATGGAGCAGGTCGACGACGACCTCTGGTCCGCGATCGGGGACCCGACCCGGCGCCGGATGCTCGACCTGCTGCTCATCGAGGGCGACGGCACCGCGACCACGCTCAGCCAGCAGATGCCGGTCACCCGGCAGGCGGTGGCCAAGCACCTCGCTGTCCTCGACCGTGTCGGCCTGGTCCGGGCGACGCCGGCCGGCCGCGAGAAGCGCTACCGGGTGGACGACGCGCAACTCGCCCGCGCGGTGGCCCAGCTGTCGTCGGTCGGATCGGCGTGGGACGCCCGGCTGCGGCGGATCAAGCGGATCGCCGAGGCCATCCAGCGCAGCCAGACGGACTGA
- a CDS encoding NADPH-dependent FMN reductase has translation MTRIGIIIIGSTRPGRNGETVARWVHEIAAQRDDAQYELVDIKEFNLPHLDEMAPPSLGQYTQPHTLRWAEKIASFDGYVFVTPEYNHSTSGALKNAIDFLYAEWNNKAAGFVSYGSVGGARAVEHLRLVVAELQMADVRAQVALSLFTDFENFSVFKPSEHQVGAVNTMLDQLVAWSGALATLRSGTTMATPQSHA, from the coding sequence ATGACCAGGATCGGCATCATCATCATCGGCAGCACGCGTCCCGGACGTAACGGGGAGACCGTGGCCCGGTGGGTCCACGAGATCGCCGCCCAGCGCGACGACGCCCAGTACGAACTCGTCGACATCAAGGAATTCAACCTGCCCCACCTCGACGAGATGGCGCCCCCGTCGCTCGGCCAGTACACCCAGCCGCACACCCTGCGGTGGGCCGAGAAGATCGCCTCGTTCGACGGCTACGTCTTCGTCACGCCGGAGTACAACCACTCCACCTCCGGCGCGCTGAAGAACGCGATCGACTTCCTCTACGCGGAGTGGAACAACAAGGCGGCCGGGTTCGTCAGTTACGGCAGCGTCGGCGGCGCCCGCGCGGTGGAGCACCTCCGCCTCGTGGTCGCCGAGCTGCAGATGGCGGACGTGCGGGCCCAGGTGGCGCTCTCCCTCTTCACCGACTTCGAGAACTTCAGTGTCTTCAAGCCCAGCGAGCACCAGGTCGGCGCCGTGAACACGATGCTCGACCAGCTGGTGGCCTGGAGCGGAGCCCTGGCGACCCTGCGCTCCGGCACGACGATGGCCACCCCGCAGTCCCACGCGTAG
- a CDS encoding type VII secretion target: MSGPAGWSADPEQIRAHAAYVEGLRARFDAVRGASAHIARDDQAYGLLCGWISAILEDRHTRQDELVAYVDENLRLVADGLRRTADSYDGVDGDAASSMEAISRRLRA, from the coding sequence GTGAGCGGCCCGGCCGGCTGGTCGGCCGACCCCGAGCAGATCCGCGCGCACGCCGCGTACGTCGAGGGGTTGCGCGCCCGGTTCGACGCGGTCCGCGGCGCGAGCGCGCACATCGCGCGGGACGACCAGGCGTACGGGCTGCTCTGCGGGTGGATCTCCGCGATCCTGGAGGACCGGCACACCCGCCAGGACGAGCTGGTCGCGTACGTCGACGAGAACCTCCGGCTGGTCGCCGACGGCCTGCGCCGCACCGCCGACAGCTACGACGGTGTGGACGGTGACGCGGCGAGTTCGATGGAGGCGATCAGCCGGCGGTTGCGGGCATGA
- a CDS encoding YbaB/EbfC family nucleoid-associated protein, producing the protein MSGALSGGVLDPDGAMDQMRAWKGRIDKLAADTKAMSDRLQELRVVAEDDNGLAEVTVDSSGALLDLRLGRQIQRVSPEVVAQAVLEAIRRAKGQLAERSQEIIAETVGTESPAARAIAERVGRQLRPDPEPGRGEPGSYDGHGWQR; encoded by the coding sequence GTGAGCGGGGCTCTGAGCGGCGGCGTGCTGGACCCGGACGGCGCCATGGACCAGATGCGGGCCTGGAAGGGCCGCATCGACAAGCTCGCGGCGGACACGAAGGCGATGAGCGACCGCCTCCAGGAGCTGCGAGTCGTGGCCGAGGACGACAACGGCCTGGCCGAGGTCACCGTCGACTCCAGCGGCGCGCTGCTGGACCTGCGCCTGGGCCGGCAGATCCAGCGGGTCTCCCCCGAGGTGGTCGCCCAGGCGGTCCTGGAGGCGATCCGGCGGGCGAAGGGACAGCTCGCCGAGCGGTCGCAGGAGATCATCGCCGAGACCGTCGGCACCGAGTCGCCGGCCGCCCGGGCCATCGCCGAGCGGGTGGGCCGGCAGCTGCGCCCCGACCCGGAACCCGGCCGGGGCGAGCCCGGCTCCTACGACGGCCACGGCTGGCAGCGGTGA
- a CDS encoding CGNR zinc finger domain-containing protein — translation MPDERSVPAAVRLVRDFVNTFEPQVDEESLTTPDALRDWLAERALIPAGARLSPADLAVARTVREGLRAVLLGHAGHPADPGALRRLDEALAAAPVRMTLADGAPRLVPAATGPLDVALAALVDAIRQCAQDQVWTRLKVCDRDTCRWAYYDASRNQARRWCSMAGCGNYVKMRRAYAVRRDRRSRTPGTGRDG, via the coding sequence GTGCCTGACGAGCGATCGGTGCCGGCCGCCGTGCGGCTGGTCCGCGACTTCGTCAACACCTTCGAGCCACAGGTCGACGAGGAGTCGCTGACCACGCCGGACGCGTTGCGGGACTGGCTCGCCGAGCGGGCACTGATCCCCGCCGGAGCGCGGCTGAGCCCGGCGGACCTCGCCGTGGCCCGCACGGTCCGCGAGGGCCTGCGGGCGGTGCTGCTCGGCCACGCCGGCCACCCCGCCGACCCCGGCGCGCTGCGCCGCCTCGACGAGGCCCTGGCCGCCGCGCCCGTGCGGATGACGCTCGCGGACGGCGCTCCCCGGCTCGTTCCCGCCGCGACCGGCCCGCTCGACGTGGCGTTGGCCGCCCTGGTCGACGCCATCCGGCAGTGCGCGCAGGACCAGGTGTGGACCCGGCTCAAGGTGTGCGACCGGGACACCTGCCGGTGGGCCTACTACGACGCCTCCCGCAACCAGGCGCGCCGCTGGTGCTCCATGGCCGGCTGCGGCAACTACGTCAAGATGCGCCGGGCCTACGCCGTCCGCCGCGACCGCCGGTCCCGGACACCGGGCACCGGCCGGGACGGCTGA
- a CDS encoding WXG100 family type VII secretion target produces the protein MTDNSLVADVRSTREVWTGSSLADGVEGLVDAIRSEGWVDDLLAGAAFGLDVAATVLDPFSALLANGIGWAMEYFEPLREMLDWLTGMPDVVASHAATWDNMAGHLQRMAADLQAHLAGDLPDWRGHAAEAYQSLMKNNVDAIAGLGGASAAMAAATQAAGNLVSFTRDIVRDLIADLVARVVVWAVEAIFVVTIPVIAAQITAAVLKWAGRILSYTTALVTSLTNLSKLVNG, from the coding sequence ATGACCGACAACTCGCTGGTCGCGGACGTCCGGTCCACCCGGGAGGTGTGGACGGGCTCGTCGCTGGCGGACGGCGTCGAGGGCCTGGTGGACGCCATCCGCAGCGAGGGCTGGGTGGACGACCTGCTCGCCGGGGCGGCCTTCGGGCTGGACGTCGCCGCGACGGTGCTGGACCCGTTCAGCGCCCTGCTGGCCAACGGCATCGGCTGGGCGATGGAATACTTCGAGCCGCTGCGGGAGATGCTCGACTGGCTCACCGGCATGCCCGACGTGGTCGCGTCGCACGCGGCCACCTGGGACAACATGGCCGGCCACCTGCAGCGGATGGCGGCCGACCTGCAGGCGCACCTGGCCGGCGACCTGCCCGACTGGCGGGGGCACGCCGCCGAGGCGTACCAGTCGCTGATGAAGAACAACGTCGACGCGATCGCCGGTCTCGGTGGCGCGTCGGCGGCGATGGCGGCCGCCACGCAGGCCGCCGGGAACCTCGTCTCGTTCACCCGCGACATCGTCCGTGACCTCATCGCGGACCTCGTCGCGCGCGTCGTCGTGTGGGCGGTCGAGGCGATCTTCGTGGTGACCATTCCGGTGATCGCCGCGCAGATCACCGCCGCCGTGCTCAAGTGGGCGGGCCGGATCCTGAGCTACACCACGGCGCTCGTCACCAGCCTCACCAACCTGTCCAAGCTCGTCAACGGCTGA
- a CDS encoding VOC family protein: MTDEAPDYFQPEHGLVVTHLLIVRDVDRSREFYRHVLGATVVRDRRPAVLRLHNSYLVLNDEGGPTDDKPTVTARAPTEPDTLSGALNIRVTDVRAVYELWRSRGGEFLTEPKDHGVEIRCYLRDPDGYLIELGQGTGILAEMGRPVPG, from the coding sequence GTGACGGATGAGGCACCGGACTACTTCCAGCCCGAACACGGCCTGGTCGTCACCCACCTGCTGATCGTGCGGGACGTGGACCGCTCGCGGGAGTTCTACCGCCATGTCCTGGGCGCCACGGTGGTGCGGGACCGGCGGCCCGCGGTGCTCCGGCTGCACAACAGCTACCTCGTGCTGAACGACGAGGGTGGCCCGACCGACGACAAGCCGACCGTGACGGCGCGGGCGCCGACGGAGCCGGACACGCTCAGCGGCGCGCTCAACATCCGGGTCACCGACGTCCGGGCCGTCTACGAGCTGTGGCGTTCCCGGGGCGGGGAGTTCCTGACCGAACCGAAGGACCACGGGGTGGAGATCAGGTGCTACCTGCGTGACCCGGACGGGTATCTGATCGAGCTGGGCCAGGGCACCGGGATCCTGGCCGAGATGGGCCGGCCCGTGCCGGGCTGA
- a CDS encoding LacI family DNA-binding transcriptional regulator has product MATTLRDVARHARVSVKTVSNVVNDHPHVSDDLRRRVREAVDALGYRPNLAARTLRTGRTGLLALVVPDVEAPGLHGLAREVVRAASGQGFRVVVEHLGPGTDRPTPPADTGAPPGVDAVLLGADTVSPGLIDAHLGTGTPLVLLGECREPRCDQVAVDGARAAADATEHLLRAGRRRIAAIGARPDEATGPAQPRTLGYQRAVRRAGLDPPAGYLRATAEHRYEDGYRAARWLFVQEHRPDAVLCYSDRLAIGALRAAADAGLRVPADVAVIGFGDSEEGRYSRPSLTSVSVDPAFLARKAVALATARLDRPDAPPTRITAPHTILPRESTRPAR; this is encoded by the coding sequence GTGGCCACCACGCTCAGGGACGTGGCGCGGCACGCCCGCGTGTCGGTGAAGACGGTCTCGAATGTCGTCAACGACCACCCGCACGTCAGCGACGACCTCCGCCGCCGCGTGCGGGAGGCCGTGGACGCGCTGGGCTACCGGCCGAATCTCGCGGCCCGCACCCTGCGCACCGGCCGCACCGGGCTGCTCGCGCTTGTCGTTCCCGACGTCGAGGCGCCCGGCCTGCACGGGTTGGCGCGTGAGGTCGTCCGCGCGGCGAGCGGCCAGGGCTTCCGGGTCGTCGTCGAGCACCTCGGACCCGGGACCGACCGCCCCACGCCCCCGGCGGACACCGGGGCACCGCCGGGCGTGGACGCCGTCCTGCTCGGGGCGGACACGGTGTCGCCGGGCCTCATCGACGCCCACCTCGGCACCGGCACTCCCCTCGTCCTGCTCGGCGAGTGCCGCGAACCCCGCTGCGACCAGGTCGCCGTCGACGGCGCCCGCGCCGCCGCGGACGCCACCGAACACCTGCTGCGCGCGGGGCGGCGGCGGATCGCCGCCATCGGCGCCCGGCCGGACGAGGCCACCGGGCCGGCGCAACCCCGCACCCTCGGCTACCAGCGGGCGGTCCGCCGGGCCGGACTCGACCCACCCGCCGGCTACCTGCGGGCCACCGCCGAGCACCGGTACGAGGACGGCTACCGGGCCGCCCGGTGGCTGTTCGTACAAGAGCACCGCCCCGACGCCGTCCTCTGCTACTCCGACCGGCTCGCCATCGGCGCCCTGCGGGCCGCCGCCGACGCCGGGCTGCGGGTGCCCGCCGACGTGGCGGTGATCGGGTTCGGTGACAGCGAGGAGGGCCGCTACTCCCGGCCGTCGCTGACCTCCGTCTCGGTCGACCCGGCGTTCCTCGCCCGGAAGGCGGTCGCCCTGGCCACCGCCCGACTGGACCGCCCGGACGCCCCACCCACCCGGATCACCGCACCGCACACGATCCTGCCCCGGGAGAGCACCCGTCCGGCCCGGTGA
- a CDS encoding VOC family protein: protein MSATDARSDDASRSTDVKLEVVVLPVADVDRAKEFYGRLGWRLDRTPPGVVQFTPPGSGCSVQFGPTLTAAAPGSAKGYLVVSDIEAARGELVAAGVEVSGVFHVGPAGPVGGRDPERRSYVSRASFTDPDGNEWLLQEITTRLPGRMAADVTSYTSATDLAGALRRAAAAHGEHEKRIGATDENWPDWYAAYLVREQAGEELPT from the coding sequence ATGAGCGCGACGGACGCCCGGAGCGACGACGCGAGCCGGAGCACCGATGTGAAGCTCGAGGTGGTCGTCCTCCCGGTGGCGGACGTCGACCGCGCGAAGGAGTTCTACGGGCGCCTCGGGTGGCGGCTCGACCGGACGCCGCCGGGCGTCGTCCAGTTCACTCCGCCGGGCTCGGGGTGCTCGGTCCAGTTCGGCCCGACCCTCACGGCCGCCGCCCCGGGCTCGGCGAAGGGGTACCTCGTGGTCTCCGACATCGAGGCCGCCCGCGGTGAGCTGGTCGCCGCCGGCGTCGAGGTGAGCGGGGTCTTCCACGTGGGTCCGGCCGGCCCGGTGGGCGGCCGGGACCCGGAGCGCCGCAGCTACGTCTCCCGCGCCTCGTTCACCGATCCGGACGGCAACGAGTGGCTGCTCCAGGAGATCACCACCCGGTTGCCCGGGCGGATGGCGGCGGACGTGACCTCGTACACCTCGGCCACCGACCTGGCCGGTGCGCTCCGCCGCGCCGCCGCCGCGCACGGCGAGCACGAGAAGCGCATCGGCGCGACGGACGAGAACTGGCCCGACTGGTACGCGGCCTACCTGGTGCGCGAGCAGGCGGGCGAGGAGCTGCCCACCTGA
- a CDS encoding VOC family protein, with translation MSRHFQVTFDAHDPRALSSFWRDALGYVHPGPPGVDLPEAADPLAAWDDFLARMGVPEEQRNTRSAIEDPDGHGPRVFFQQVPEDKVAKNRVHLDVRAAPGLRGEERMAALEAECDRLVALGAKRVRRYEPEPPLSAGHIVLTDPEGNEFCLD, from the coding sequence ATGAGCCGCCACTTCCAGGTCACCTTCGACGCCCACGACCCGCGGGCGCTGTCGTCCTTCTGGCGGGACGCGCTGGGCTACGTCCACCCCGGCCCGCCCGGGGTCGACCTGCCCGAGGCCGCCGACCCCCTCGCCGCGTGGGACGACTTCCTGGCCCGGATGGGCGTACCGGAGGAGCAGCGCAACACGCGGTCGGCCATCGAGGACCCGGACGGGCACGGCCCCCGGGTGTTCTTCCAGCAGGTGCCGGAGGACAAGGTCGCCAAGAACCGCGTCCACCTCGACGTCCGCGCCGCTCCCGGGCTGCGGGGAGAGGAGCGGATGGCGGCGTTGGAGGCCGAGTGCGACCGGCTGGTGGCGCTGGGCGCGAAGCGGGTGCGCCGCTACGAGCCCGAGCCCCCGCTGAGCGCCGGCCACATCGTGCTGACCGACCCCGAGGGCAACGAGTTCTGCCTGGACTGA
- a CDS encoding dihydrofolate reductase family protein → MGRLVVTEFVTLDGVAQAPGEPDEDRAGGFTHGGWQAPLVDHETGEAMFAQASSMDALLLGRRTYEIFAGYWPTAPAEIPFTGLLNRVPKYVASRTLNEPLDWANSTLLGGDLADAVAELTDRHDALHVIGSLDLVQSLLRLRVVDRLHLWLYPLTLGAGKRLFAEGTMPAAFRLTESVGHPNGTLQLTYEAAGRPTYGNLAA, encoded by the coding sequence ATGGGCAGGCTGGTCGTGACGGAGTTCGTGACGCTGGACGGGGTGGCGCAGGCGCCGGGGGAGCCCGACGAGGACCGCGCCGGCGGCTTCACCCACGGCGGGTGGCAGGCGCCGCTGGTGGACCACGAGACCGGCGAGGCCATGTTCGCGCAGGCCAGCAGCATGGACGCGCTGCTGCTGGGCCGCCGGACCTACGAGATCTTCGCCGGCTACTGGCCGACCGCGCCCGCGGAGATCCCGTTCACCGGGCTGCTCAACCGGGTGCCGAAGTACGTGGCGAGCCGCACGCTGAACGAGCCCCTCGACTGGGCGAACTCGACGCTGCTCGGCGGCGACCTCGCCGACGCCGTCGCCGAGCTGACGGACCGGCACGACGCGCTCCACGTGATCGGCAGCCTCGACCTGGTGCAGTCGTTGCTGCGCCTGCGCGTCGTGGACCGGCTGCACCTCTGGCTCTACCCGTTGACGCTCGGCGCCGGGAAGCGGCTGTTCGCGGAGGGCACGATGCCGGCGGCGTTCCGGCTCACCGAGTCGGTCGGCCACCCCAACGGCACCCTGCAACTGACGTACGAGGCCGCGGGACGGCCGACCTACGGCAACCTCGCCGCCTAG
- a CDS encoding SRPBCC family protein: MVDILHRVGVKSPTPDNVYDALTTVEGLAGWWTDDTKGSGEAGGVLEFRFPPGGFDMEVVELRPAERVTWRVVDGPEEWVGTTVEWDLRQDGDYTIVLFTHRGWREPVEFMHHCSTKWGSYLMSLKSLVETGEGAPSPRDVQISDWH; the protein is encoded by the coding sequence ATGGTGGACATTCTGCACCGCGTCGGGGTCAAGAGCCCGACGCCGGACAACGTGTACGACGCGCTGACGACCGTCGAGGGCCTCGCCGGCTGGTGGACCGACGACACGAAGGGCAGTGGCGAGGCCGGCGGCGTCCTCGAGTTCCGCTTCCCGCCGGGTGGCTTCGACATGGAGGTCGTCGAGCTCCGGCCCGCCGAGCGGGTGACCTGGCGGGTGGTCGACGGCCCCGAGGAGTGGGTGGGGACCACGGTCGAGTGGGACCTCCGCCAGGACGGCGACTACACGATCGTGCTCTTCACGCACCGGGGTTGGCGGGAGCCGGTGGAGTTCATGCACCACTGCAGCACCAAGTGGGGCTCGTACCTGATGAGCCTCAAGTCGCTGGTGGAGACCGGCGAGGGCGCGCCGTCGCCGCGGGACGTGCAGATCAGCGACTGGCACTGA
- a CDS encoding class I SAM-dependent methyltransferase has product MADPVWADGAAYEAYVGRWSRLVAHDFLRLLALPPGLRWLDVGCGTGALTATVLAEADPARVTGVDPAVGFLAHARDRVDDPRAAFEVGDARALPVADASVDVVVSGLALNFVPEPARAVAEFVRVLRPGGVAAAYVWDYAEGMAMMRHFWAAAEVLDPAVAERSEGRRFPLCRPGPLRALWTDAGFAAATVRPVVVPTVFADVAAYWAPFLGGQGAAPAYVASLAGPDRAALRDLLVSRLPVEADGSVRLTARAWAVHGTAPS; this is encoded by the coding sequence ATGGCGGATCCGGTCTGGGCCGACGGCGCGGCGTACGAGGCGTACGTGGGCCGGTGGAGCCGGCTGGTCGCGCACGACTTCCTGCGCCTGCTGGCGCTCCCGCCCGGCCTGCGCTGGCTTGACGTGGGCTGCGGCACCGGCGCGCTGACCGCGACCGTGCTGGCCGAGGCGGATCCGGCGCGGGTCACCGGCGTCGACCCGGCGGTGGGGTTCCTGGCCCACGCCCGCGACCGGGTCGACGACCCGCGGGCCGCCTTCGAGGTCGGTGACGCCCGCGCGCTGCCGGTGGCCGACGCGAGCGTCGACGTCGTGGTGAGCGGGCTGGCGCTCAACTTCGTGCCCGAGCCGGCGCGGGCGGTGGCCGAGTTCGTCCGCGTCCTGCGACCCGGCGGCGTCGCGGCCGCGTACGTCTGGGACTACGCCGAGGGAATGGCGATGATGCGCCACTTCTGGGCGGCCGCCGAGGTGCTCGATCCGGCGGTGGCGGAGCGGTCCGAGGGGCGCCGGTTCCCGCTGTGCCGGCCCGGGCCGCTGCGCGCGCTGTGGACGGACGCCGGCTTCGCGGCGGCGACCGTCCGGCCGGTGGTCGTGCCGACGGTGTTCGCCGACGTGGCCGCGTACTGGGCGCCGTTCCTCGGCGGCCAGGGCGCGGCACCGGCGTACGTGGCGTCCCTGGCCGGGCCCGACCGGGCGGCGCTGCGCGACCTGCTGGTGAGCCGCCTGCCGGTCGAGGCGGACGGGTCCGTCCGGCTGACGGCGCGGGCCTGGGCGGTGCACGGCACCGCGCCGTCGTGA
- a CDS encoding FMN-binding glutamate synthase family protein → MSWARRAVPAAVAAVAALAARDLLQRDHALLRNFPVLGRARYLLESIGPELRQYIVAGNNEERPFTRDQRRWVYASAKQENNYFGFGTDNDIEYTPGYPIIKHRTFGRAVPPSSPGAAHDVTLPCAKVLGAARGRARAFRPESVVNISGMSFGSLSGNAVEALNRGAALAGCLQNTGEGGLSPYHRNGGDLIFQIGTAYFGCRDDRGRFDLARLKDLVAGAPVRALEIKLSQGAKPSLGGLLPAAKVSAEIAATRGIPMGRDCVSPSRHAEFSDCDSLLDWVELLAAETGLPVGIKSAVGDLGFWEELTTLMRDTGRGVDFVTVDGGEGGTGAAPLIFTDSVSLPFQQGFSRVYRVFAERDLHERVVFVGGGKLGLPDNAVVAFALGADLVNVGREAMLAIGCVQAQKCHTDTCPTGVATQNPWLARGLDPARKSVRAANYVRTLRRDLVKVAEACGVEHPGLIDTGAVEILDGRTASTPLDRVYGYRPGWGLPSAADRAEIIRLMTAEAPQGGSAPPSPTAVG, encoded by the coding sequence ATGAGCTGGGCCCGTAGAGCCGTACCCGCCGCCGTGGCCGCCGTCGCGGCCCTCGCCGCACGCGACCTGCTGCAACGCGACCACGCGCTGCTGCGCAACTTCCCCGTCCTCGGCCGCGCCCGGTACCTGCTGGAGTCGATCGGGCCCGAGCTGCGCCAGTACATCGTGGCCGGCAACAACGAGGAGCGGCCGTTCACCCGCGACCAGCGGCGCTGGGTGTACGCGTCGGCGAAGCAGGAGAACAACTACTTCGGGTTCGGCACGGACAACGACATCGAGTACACCCCCGGCTACCCGATCATCAAGCACCGCACCTTCGGGCGGGCCGTGCCGCCGTCCTCCCCCGGCGCCGCGCACGACGTGACCCTCCCCTGCGCGAAGGTGCTCGGCGCCGCCCGGGGTCGGGCCCGCGCGTTCCGCCCGGAGTCGGTGGTCAACATCTCCGGCATGAGCTTCGGCTCGCTCTCCGGCAACGCCGTCGAGGCACTCAACCGGGGCGCCGCGCTGGCCGGCTGCCTCCAGAACACCGGCGAGGGCGGGCTGTCGCCGTACCACCGCAACGGCGGCGACCTGATCTTCCAGATCGGCACCGCGTACTTCGGCTGCCGCGACGACCGCGGCCGGTTCGACCTCGCCCGGCTGAAGGACCTGGTGGCCGGCGCACCGGTCCGGGCGCTGGAGATCAAGCTCAGCCAGGGCGCGAAGCCGAGCCTCGGCGGCCTGCTGCCGGCCGCGAAGGTCTCCGCCGAGATCGCCGCCACCCGCGGCATCCCGATGGGCCGCGACTGCGTCAGCCCGTCGCGGCACGCCGAGTTCTCCGACTGCGACAGCCTGCTGGACTGGGTGGAGCTGCTCGCCGCCGAGACCGGCCTGCCGGTCGGCATCAAGTCCGCCGTCGGCGACCTGGGCTTCTGGGAGGAGCTGACCACGCTGATGCGCGACACCGGCCGCGGCGTGGACTTCGTGACCGTCGACGGCGGCGAGGGCGGCACGGGGGCGGCGCCGCTGATCTTCACCGACTCGGTCTCGCTGCCGTTCCAGCAGGGCTTCTCGCGGGTCTACCGGGTCTTCGCCGAACGGGACCTGCACGAGCGGGTGGTCTTCGTCGGCGGCGGCAAGCTCGGGCTGCCGGACAACGCCGTGGTGGCCTTCGCGCTCGGCGCCGACCTGGTGAACGTCGGGCGGGAGGCCATGCTGGCGATCGGCTGCGTCCAGGCGCAGAAGTGCCACACCGACACCTGCCCCACCGGCGTGGCGACGCAGAACCCGTGGCTGGCCCGGGGCCTCGACCCGGCCCGCAAGTCGGTGCGGGCCGCCAACTACGTGCGGACGCTGCGGCGCGACCTGGTCAAGGTCGCCGAGGCGTGCGGCGTCGAGCATCCCGGGCTGATCGACACCGGCGCCGTCGAGATCCTCGACGGCCGCACCGCCTCCACCCCGCTGGACCGGGTGTACGGGTACCGGCCCGGGTGGGGGCTGCCGTCCGCCGCCGACCGGGCCGAGATCATCCGGTTGATGACCGCCGAGGCGCCGCAGGGCGGCAGCGCGCCGCCCTCCCCGACCGCCGTGGGCTGA
- a CDS encoding helix-turn-helix transcriptional regulator, with protein MGVAGGDERGTTERVLTLLGLLQQRQVWTGPELADRLGVTPRTIRRDVERLRALGYPVHAGQGVGGGYRLGPGRALPPLLLDDEEAIATAVSLLAGAGGAVAGAADTALRALAKLDRVLPTRLRHDVRALAGSVESFGGGRPPVDPGALMTLARACRDEVEAGFDYPSRSEVRRRRVEPYRLVTSDRRWYLLAYDLDRDDWRSFRVDRMTDVAAGTWRFRPRTAPDAATHVQEGVASRVYPHRARFLVHAPADTVRAQIPASAAVVRRRDGEGCEVLSGAGSLDFVLVHVLLLGHDFEVLDPPELRRRCRVLAERLLAAGAAPAPGPAQP; from the coding sequence ATGGGCGTGGCGGGCGGCGACGAGCGGGGCACGACGGAGCGGGTGCTCACCCTGCTCGGGCTGCTCCAGCAGCGCCAGGTCTGGACCGGCCCGGAGCTCGCCGACCGGCTCGGGGTCACGCCGCGCACGATCCGGCGTGACGTCGAGCGGCTGCGCGCGCTCGGCTACCCGGTGCACGCCGGCCAGGGCGTCGGCGGCGGCTACCGGCTCGGTCCGGGGCGGGCCCTGCCGCCGCTGCTCCTCGACGACGAGGAGGCGATCGCCACCGCGGTCTCGCTGCTCGCCGGCGCGGGCGGCGCGGTCGCCGGGGCGGCCGACACCGCGCTCCGGGCGCTGGCCAAGCTCGACCGGGTGCTGCCCACCCGCCTGCGGCACGACGTGCGCGCGCTCGCCGGCTCGGTGGAGTCCTTCGGCGGAGGTCGGCCGCCGGTCGACCCCGGGGCGCTCATGACGCTGGCCCGGGCCTGCCGGGACGAGGTCGAGGCCGGCTTCGACTACCCGTCCCGCAGCGAGGTGCGACGTCGGCGGGTGGAGCCCTACCGCCTGGTCACCTCCGACCGGCGCTGGTACCTCCTCGCCTACGACCTCGACCGCGACGACTGGCGCAGCTTCCGGGTCGACCGGATGACCGACGTGGCCGCAGGGACCTGGCGCTTCCGCCCGCGTACGGCGCCCGACGCGGCGACGCACGTGCAGGAGGGGGTGGCGAGTCGGGTCTACCCGCACCGGGCGCGCTTCCTGGTGCACGCGCCGGCCGACACGGTACGCGCGCAGATCCCGGCGTCGGCGGCCGTGGTGCGGCGGCGCGACGGCGAGGGCTGCGAGGTGCTCAGCGGCGCGGGCAGCCTCGACTTCGTGCTCGTGCACGTGCTGCTGCTGGGCCACGACTTCGAGGTGCTCGACCCGCCGGAGCTGCGGAGACGCTGTCGCGTGCTGGCGGAGCGGCTGCTGGCGGCCGGTGCGGCTCCGGCGCCCGGCCCGGCACAGCCCTGA